The Acidimicrobiales bacterium genomic interval CGCCTTCGTGGCGCTCCACTTCGCGTTTCCCGCGCCGGTCCCGATTCTCTTCCTCGGCATGGTCGTGGGGTCGCTCTCCGCGCTCGTGGCCATGGGCTTGGTGCTCATCTACCGCGCCAACCGCATCATCAACTTCGCCCAGAGCCAGATCGGTGGCGTGGCGGCGATCATGGCGGCCTCGCTGATCGCCGGCCCGCACTGGTCGTACTTCCCGGCGGTCGCCGTCGGCTTCGCCCTCGCCATCGGGCTCGGTGCACTCACCGAGCTCGTGTTCATCCGGCGCTTCGCCAAGGCGCCGCGCCTCCTGCTGACCGTGGCGACCATCGGCATCATGGAGTTGTTCGGATCGCTCCAACTCGGCATGCCGAAGCTGTTGAACTTCTTTGCCGGCGTCTTCGGCCACAAGGACATGTTCAAGTTCGACATCGTCCCGCAGCCCCCGGTGCCCTTTACGTTCAAGTTCCACTGGGACAAGGCCATCTTCACCGGCGCCCACCTGCTGATCATCATCGTGGTGCCCCTCGTCGCCGTTGGGCTCGGAGCCTTTTTCAAGGTCACGCGCGCCGGCGTCGCTGTGCGGGCATCGGCTGAGTCGGCTGACCGCGCCGCGCTACTCGGCATCCCCGTCAAGCGCATCGGCACGCTGGTGTGGACGATGTCGGCGGGCCTCTCCGCACTCGGCGTCCTGCTGCGCATGCCGATCCAGGGCGTCAACATCGGCGGCCTCGAGGGCACGTCGATCCTCATGCGCGCCCTGGCCGCGGCCGTGATCGCCCGCATGGAGAGCCTGCCGAAAGCGTTCGGCGCCGCCCTTGCCCTCGGCATGGTCGAGCAAAGCGTGCTTTACCGCACGACGAGCACGATCAAGGTCGACGGGATCCTGCTGGCGGTGATCATCGGTGCGCTGCTGTTCCAGCGCCGCGGTCAGGAGTCACGTGCCGACGACACCGGCACCTCCTCGTGGGCCGCGACCAAGGAAGTCCGTCCCGTCCCGAGCGAACTGGCGCGCCTGCCCGAGGTGTGGGTCGGCCGCGTCCTCGTCTACGTCGTGATGTTCGTCGTGCTCGTCGTCATCCCGTGGAACATGGCGCCGGGCCGCGTCAACTTGATGGGCGTCGGCCTGATGATGGCGATCGTCACGCTGTCGCTCGTCATTTTGACGGGCTGGGCGGGACAGATATCGCTCGGCATGGTGGCCTTCATGGCCTTCGGCGCGTCGGTCGGTGGGTCGCTGGCGCTCGGCCACTGGAACTTCTTCATGTGCATCCTCGGTGCCGGATTGACCGGCGCCGTCATGGCGGTCCTCGTCGGCTTGCCGGCCTTGCGCATCCGAGGCCTGTTCCTTGCGGTGTCGACGCTGGCGTTCGCGCTGGCAACGGGCACCTTCCTGTTGAACAACGACTTCTTCACCTGGCTCGTGCCCGACCCGAACAAGCGCATCGTGCGCCCGATCCTGTTCAATCGCATCGACCTCGAGAACGAGCGCACCTTCTACTTCGTCATCCTGGTCTTCTTCCTGCTCGCCCTCGGGTCCGTGCAAGCGATGCGCAAGAGCCGCACGGGACGCATCCTCGTCGCCACACGCGACAACCAGCGCGCCGCGCAGTCCTACGCCGTGAATCCGGTGCGGGCGAAGCTCACGGCGTTCGCCCTCTCAGGATTTCTGGCGGCGGTCGCCGGCGGTCTGTACGTGTTCCACCAGCACGCCATGTCGACGACGATCCTGACGCCCGACAGCAGCATCCTCGTGTTCTCGATGGCGGTGATCGGCGGCCTCGGCTCGATCCCGGGGGCACTACTCGGCGCTGTGTACCTCACCTTCGTCAACTACTCGAGCTTCACCCACGAGCCGCTCAGCCGCCTGCTCGCCAGCGGCGTCGGCGTGCTGGTGATCCTGATGTTCATCCCCGGCGGTTTGGGGTCGCTGCTCTACTCGCTGCGCGACAACCTCCTGCGCGTCAGCGCCCGGCGACGCAACATCGTCGTGCCGAGCCTGCTCGCCGACGTGCGCGTCGAGGACGAAGAAGCGAACATCCTCGACGAGGAGGCCGACGCCGAGAACCTGCCGACGCAGCCGATCGAGCACCTGTCGCCGCCGCAGGACCCGTTGCTCACGATCCGCGGCCTCAACGCCGGCTACGGCAAGACGCAGGTGCTGTTCGGCGTCGACATGCACGTCGAGCGCGGCGAGATGGTCGCCCTGCTCGGCACCAACGGCGCGGGCAAGTCGACGCTGCTGTCGGTGATCTCGGGACTGCTCGAGCCGAGCGCTGGGTCGATGCTGCTCGACGGCGAGGAAATCGTCGGCAAGACGCCGCAAGAGACGCTGGCGGCCGGCGTCGTCTTCATGCCCGGCGGCAAGGGCGTGTTCCCGACGTTGACCGTCGAAGAGAACTTCAAGCTCGCCGCGTGGCAGTTCGAGAAGGACCGCGACTACGTCAACGCCGTGTTCGACCGCTGCCTCGACTTCTTCCCGGTGCTGCGCGAGCGGTGGGACCAGAAGGCGGGCAACCTGTCGGGGGGCGAGCAGCAAATGGTCACGCTCAGCCAGGCGTTGATCTGCAAGCCGAAGCTGCTGATGATCGACGAACTGAGCCTTGGTCTGGCGCCGCTCATCGTCGAGCGGTTGCTCGGCATCGTGCGCGAGATCCACGCGGCCGGCACCACGGTCGTGCTCGTCGAGCAGTCGGTCAACGTCGCTATCACGCTGGCGGAGCGCGCCATCTTCATGGAGAAGGGCGAGGTGCGCTTCGACGGCCCGACCCGCGACCTGCTCGAGCGCCCCGACATCCTGCGCGCCGTGTTCCTCCAAGGTGCAGACGCCGGCCGCGACGACGCCGCCGGTGTGGTGCCGGCCAAGGCGCGCAAGCGCTTCGAAGCGGCGTGCAAGTCGTGCGGTCGCGAGCACCACGAGGTGCTGTCGGTCAACGAGATCGGCATCTCGTTCGGCGGCGTGCGCGCCGTCAACGAGGTCACGGTCGGTGTGCGCGAAGCCGAGGTCGTCGGCATCATCGGCCCGAACGGGTCGGGCAAGACGACGCTGTTCGACCTGATGTCGGGCTTCGTCACGCCCACCGAGGGCAAGGTCCTGCTGCTCGGGGAAGACGTCACGGCGTGGACGCCCGACATGCGCGCCGAGCTCGGCCTCGGCCGTTCGTTCCAGGACGCCCGCTTGTTCCCGTCGATGACGGTGCGCCAGACGATCGCCGTCGCCCTCGAGCGCCACCTCGAAGTCCGCGACCCGCTGGCGTCGTTCGTCATGTCTCCCGCGGTGCGTATCGCCGAGCGCGCCGTGCGTGCCCGCGTTGACGAGCTGATCGACCTCATGCACCTCGGCGCCTTCGCCGACAAGTTCGTCGGCGAGCTGTCGACCGGTACGCGCCGCGTGGTCGACCTGGCGTGCTCGCTGGCGCATGAGCCGAAGGTGCTGTTGCTCGACGAACCCAGCAGCGGCATCGCGCAACGGGAGGCCGAAGCCCTCGCACCGCTGCTGCTCGATATCCGCGACCAGACCAACGCCGGCCTGATCGTCATCGAGCACGACATGCCGCTGATTCGTTCCGTGTCGGATCGTCTCGTGGCCCTCGAACTCGGCGAGGTGGTGGCCGAAGGCGACCCGGACTCGGTCATCCACGACCCGCGCGTCGTGGAGGGCTACCTCGGCGGCACGCTCGAGGTCATCGAACGCTCCGGCGGTGGCGGTGCGCCGACGGCGGCACCGCGCAAGACACCGGCGCGCAAGCGCGCCGCCACCAAGAAGGTTGCTCCCACCAAGCGGACGCCGAACGGCAACGGCAAGGTAAACGGCAAGGCGAACGGCAACGGCAAGCGCCCGGCGAAGAAGGCGCCGGCGCGGGTCAAGTCCGGCGTCTAGCTCGTCGTCGTACCGGTTGGCGCCTAGTCGAGGTAGTTGAGCTGCGAACCGGGTCGCGCCTGGAGCGACTGGGCGATCGTGACGAGTTCGTGTTCCGGCACCGTGCCGGCGACCACGACGTAGCGACCCTGCGAGGGCGTGGCGCGCACCTCCCGGTACCCGAAGGGGCCGACACCGGCGATGCCGGCCTGGCCGGTACCGAGCCCGCCCAGGTCGACGTCGTGCTTGGCTTGCAGTGCACCGAGACTCTCGTCGCCGACGCCGCTCTTGTCGAGCTTGCCGCCGCGCTCGACGACGATCGCGTCGACGCCGCGGACGTAGACGTCGGCGATGCCGGCGACGATCTTGCGCGTCTGGTTGAGCACCTCGCCCGTGAGCGGCACGACGGCGTAGCGACCGACCAGGGTGAATCCCTCGGGCGGCGCGTCGAGGGCGTAGTCGGTGGCGCCCGCCGGGGCGCTGTCCGGGTCGATCGGACGCAGGCTGCCGCGCTGGGGTTCGGTGAAGCCCTTCGCCAATGGGGCAGCGATCTGAGCGGGTGTCTCGGCGTCGTCGCCGGTCGTCACTTTCACGGCCACGTCGAGCGACAGGGGCGTTCGGCTCACGAGCACGAGACCGGCGCCGTCGATGCAGTACTCGCCGTCGCCCACGACGTAGGACGCGCAGGTTCGGCCCGCAACGCGCCGGTAGCCGACGGGCGGATCGGGCGGCGGGTAGACGCGGGGTCGGGGGTCGTCGCCCAGCGGGCGCATCGGTGTCACGCGGGACACGGCACCGCCGGAGCCGCGGGCGAACCCGAGGGTCGCCTGCACGCTGCCGGATTCCTCGAAGGGCCGCACGACGCGCCGGTACGTGCGCGTGGCGTCGAGGAGGCGTCGCTGCTGCTTGCCGTGGCCGGCGACGTCGCCCTTTGTGTGGTCGGCGAAGTACACGTCGTAGTCGATGCGATACTGCGCCGGCTCGGCGACCTCGGGCACCGCCGCCGTGCTGACCGGGGGCGCGACGCGGCGCAACGCGGCAGTTACGGACTCGATCGGCGCGTGGCTGTTCGAACCTGACGAGCCCGACGCGCAGGCGTTCAGCGCCCCGGTGCACAGCGCCGTCGCCGTGGCGACGCGCGCGATCTTGGCCCCCCGCCTCCAAGGAAATTGCATCGCGGCAAGCTACTGAACCCCGACGCGATTGCCGTGGCGACCGCGTAGGATCGGCGGTGCTGTGCAGGGGAAGTTCGGGCGCCTCGTCGCCGTCGCGTTGATCATGACCGCAGTGCTCGCCGGTTGCGTCGCGAGCACCGACGGACAGCGGCAGGTCGCGTCGATCGGTCCGGCCGTTGACCACGCCGCGCCCACGAGTCTCGCCGTACCGACGACGACGACGACCCCCCCGCCCCCGCCGCCGACCGGCGCGGCCACGGGCACGCGGGTCGGGGCCGCGCGCGTCAATCGTGCGCCCGTCGCCGCCGCGCCTCGGCCGTCCGGCTCGCCGTGGGCGCACTACGACGGGCAACTCACCAACGGCAACTACATCGTCGCCCAGGCGATCGGCCGCGCGCTGGCCGTGTCGGTGGCGCCCAACGCCGCACCCGCCGTCTCGTTGACGAATCCGCTGAAGTCAGGCGCGCCCCGCGTCGTTCTGGTCGTAGCCGACGGTGGCGACTGGCTCCAGGTGCTCCTCCCGCTGCGGCCCAACGACAGCCTGGGTTGGGTGCGGCGCAGCGACGTGACCATCTCCGCGGTGCACTACCGGGTCGAGATCGACCGCGCCGCGCACCGGCTTCACGTCTTCGACGGTGACGCGCTCGTCATGGACGAGCCGGCGGCGGTCGGCAAGCCGGCGACGCCGACGCCGTCCGGTCAGTTCTTCGCCGTCGAGTTGCTCCAGCCGTACAACCCCCGCGGCGACTACGGCCCCTACGCCTTCACGCTCTCCGCCTATTCGAACGTGTACCAGTCGTTCGGGTCGGGCGACGGCGCCGTCGGGATGCACGGCACCAACGAACCGGCCTCCGTTGGCCGCGACGCCAGCCACGGCTGTGTTCGGTTACCGAATGACGCCATCACCCGCCTGGCGGGCATGCTGCCGCTCGGCACGCCGGTGTTCATTCGCTAGCGAGTTCGACCGCGATCAGCGGCTCGCCGACGCTGAAGTTGAGGCCGGCGATCGAACCGGCGCGGGCGAGGTCGTCGGCGACGGTGCGCAGCCGCTCGACGACGTCTTCCGCGTCGGCCACGTCGACGCGGGCGACCGCGGCTCGCATGCCGACCTTGGCTTCGGTCTTGGCGCGCCGCACGTTGCCCAACACCGCGGCGGCGGCGCGCAGCGTGGCATCGTCGTCGCCGGCGAGGCCGGCGAGCTCGGCGACCGTGGGCCACGGCGCGCGGTGGATCGATCCCTCGCGGAACCACGACCACACTTCCTCGGTCACGTAAGCGAGCACCGGCGCGAACAAGCGCAGCTGCACGTCGAGGGCGATGCGCAGGGTGCGCCGTGCGCTGGCGACGGCCTCGGCGCTGATGCCGTCTTCCTGGCCGTAGGCGCGCGCCTTCACGAGCTCGAGGTAGTCGTCGCAGAACGACCAGAAGAACGTTTCGGTGGCGTCGCGCCCACTCACGTAGTCGTAGTCCTCGAACCCCTTGGTGGCTTCCACGACGGTGGTGCGCAGGGCGGCGAGCAAGGCGCGGTCGACCGCTTCGGTGATCGGTGCGTCGTTGTCGACGTCGCCAAAGCTGAGGGCGAAGCGCGACGCGTTCAACACCTTCATGGCGAGGCGCCGCCCGATCTTGAACTCGTTCGGGTCGATGGTGGCGTCGCGACCGGGCTTGGCGCCCGACGCCCAGTAGCGCACGGCGTCGGCGCCGTGCTTCTCGATGAGCCCGAACGGGCTGTCGTCGGCGTTGGCGGCCGACTTCGACAGCTTCTTGCGGTCGGGGTCGGTGACGAAGCCCGAGATGTTGGCGTGGCGGAACGGCAGAGTGCCGAAGTGCATCTCGCCGCGCACGAGCGTGTAGAAGAGCCACGTCCGGATGATGTCCTGGCCCTGGGGACGGAGGTCCATGGGGAACACGCGGCCGAACAAGTCGTCGTCGCGGCCCCAGCCCGACACGAACTCGGGACTCAGTGACGACGTTGCCCACGTATCCATGACGTCGGGGTCGCCGACGAAACCGCCCGGCTGGTTGCGCTGATCCTCCGTGTAGCCCGGAGCCGCGACCGTCGACGGGTCCACCGGCAGCATGTCGGGCGTGGCCGTGATCGGGGAGTGCCAGTCGACCTCGCCGTCGGCGCCGATCGGATACCAGACGGGGAACGGCACCCCGAAGAACCGCTGGCGCGTGATGTTCCAGTCGCCCTGGAGGCCCTCGATCCAGTTCTGGAGCCGGACGCGCATGAACTCGGGGTGGAACTCGAGCTCGTTGGCCCGCGCCAGCAACGTCTCCTTTGGGGGGAACTTGATGAACCACTGGCGCGTCGTGATGATCTCGAGCGGGCTCTTGCCGTTCTCCCAGAACTTCACCGCGTGCGTGATCTCACGCGGCTCGCCGACGAGGTCGCCCGACTCGCGCAGCATCTCCACGATGCGCTTCTGCGCCTGCTTGGCGTTCTTGCCCGCCAGTTCGTCGTAGCGCGCCTGGACCTCGGGGTCGTCCCACTCGATCGGCAGCAGGCGGCCGTTGCGGCCCATGATCGATCGCACCGGCAGGTTGAGTTCGCGCCACCACGTGACGTCGGTCTGGTCGCCGAACGTGCAGATCATCGCGATGCCCGATCCCTTGTCGGGCTCGGCGAGTTCGTGGGCCAGCACCGGTACCTCGACGTTGAACAGCGGGCTGCGTACCGTGGTGCCAAAACGCGCCTTGTACCGCTCGTCGTCGGGGTGCGCCACCAGCGCCACGCACGCCGGGATCAGTTCCGGTCGCGTCGTCTCGATGGCGATGTCGCTGAACATGATCTTGTGGTAGGCCCCGGGGCGTTCCTGGTCGACGAGGTCGGCCTGCGCCAGCGACGTTTGGAAGTCGACGTCCCACAGCGTGGGCGCTTCGACGCGGAACGCGTCGCCGCGGGCGACGAGTTCGAGGAAGGCTCGCTGGGACGTCTGCGTGACGTCGGGAGCGATGGTGCGGTACAGGTAGTTCCAGTCGACCGACAGGCCGATCGTGCGCCACAGCCGTTCGAACTCGACCTCGAAGTCCTCGACGAGGCGGGTGCACAACTCGACGAAGTTCGGCCGCGACACCGGGATCGGATCTTTCGGCGGCTTCGCCGGCGGCTCGAAGTTCTCGACGTAGGGCAGCGACGGGTCGCAGATGACGCCGTAGTTGATCTGGGTGCGCCGCTCGATATTGAGGCCGTTGTCGTCCCACCCCATCGGGTAGAAGACCTCCCACCCCGTCATGCGCTTGTAGCGCACCATGAAGTCGGTGTGGGTGTAGCTCCACATGGAGCCGGGGTGGAGGTGGCCGCTCACCGTCGGCGGTGGCGTGTCTACCGAATAGATCTGCTCACGAGTCTTCGTGCGGTCGAACGTGTAGGTGCCGTCGGCTTCCCAGCGTGCGCGCCACTTGTCTTCGAGGCCCTCGAGGGCCGGTTTATCGGGGACGGAAGTACTCATGTCGGGCAGTACCGTACCTGCGTGCTCCGCTTACACGACACTGCAAAAGGCGAGGTCGTCGCGTTCGAACCACGCGACCCGAACCGGGTGTCGATGTACGTCTGTGGGCCGACGGTCTACGACGTCCCCCACCTCGGCCACGGCCGCTTCTCGCTGGTGTTCGACATCCTGCGCCGTTACCTGCTCTTCCGCGGCTACGACGTCACCTACGTCTCGAACGTGACCGACATCGACGACAACATCATCAACCGCGCCAATCGCGACGGCGTGCCGTGGCAGCAGATCGTCGACACCTACGAGGCGAAGTGGTGGGAGGCGATGGACGGCCTCGGTGTCATGCGCCCCACGCACGACCCGCACGCAACGGCGTATGTCGACGACATGATCCAACTGATCAAGGACCTCTTCGACAAGGGACTCGCGTACGTCATCGAGGGTGACGGCGTGTACCTGCGCGCCGAGCAGGTGCCGGGCTACGGACTCCTCGCCGGCCAGCCGCTCGACTCGCTGCGCAGTGGGGCGCGGATCGAGAACGACGCCAAGGACTCGCCGATCGACTTCGCCCTCTGGAAGCTGGCCAAGCCTGGGGAACCGAGTTGGGAGTCGCCCTGGGGCGCAGGCCGCCCGGGCTGGCACACCGAATGCGTGGTGATGAGCCTCGACCTCCTCGGCGAGGGCTTCGACATTCACGGTGGTGGGCGCGACCTCGCCTTCCCGCACCACGAGAACGAACGCGCCCAGTCGGTCGCCCTCGGCCGCCCCTTCGCTCGTTACTGGGTGCACAACGGCTGGGTCGAGGTCGAGGGCGTGAAGATGAGCAAGTCGCTCAACAACTTCACGTCGCTCACCGACCTGCTCGAGCAAACCGGCGACGGCCGCACGTATCGCTTGCTCGTGCTGCGCGCGCACTACCGCTCGCCCACGGAGGTCACCGCGGAGACGATTCGTGACGCGGCCGCCGCTCTCGAGCGGCTCGACGCGTTCGGGCGTCGCTTCGCCGATGCCAAGGCGGCCACCCCCGATCCTGCCGAGATCGCCGCGTTTGTCGAGCGCATGGACGACGACATGGACACGCCCGCGGTCATGGCACGGGTGTTCGAACTGGTGCGCGAGGCCAACACGGCGGGCGACGCCGGCGACGAAGGCGCCGCGTACCGCGCCGCGGCGGCCGTCTTCGTCATCACCGACGCGCTCGGCCTGCCGCTCAAGACGGCGGTCGACGACGTGGACGAGCCGACGGCCGCGCTCGTCGCGGCGCGCAACGTCGCCCGGTCCGAGAAGAACTGGCCCGAGGCCGACCGGCTGCGCGGGGAACTCGAGGCGCTCGGGTGGGTGGTCGAGGATGGCCCCGAGGGAACAACTGTTCACCGGTAAGTAACCATCGCCAATACCCAAATGGGCACCGGCACGCTACGGTTTGCGCCGCGGGACGCCTTTGATGTCGCCTCGCTACATATCACCGCAGCAAAGGGGAATGCCCGTGCCCACCGGCACCGTCAAATGGTTCAACAGTGAGAAGGGCTACGGGTTTATTACCCAGTCCGATGGCTCGCCCGACGTCTTCGTGCACTTCAGCGCGATTCAGATGGACGGCTACCGCAGCCTGACCGAAGGTCAGGCCGTGGAGTTCGACGTCCAGCAGGGCGACAAGGGGCTGCAGGCGGCGAACGTCCGTCCCGCGTAAACAAGTTCCGATCTCACGAGAGCGGCCGTCCTTCGGGGCGGCCGCTCTCGCGCGTCAGGACTTGCGACGCGCTCCCTGGCACTGATCCGGCTTGAGCAGAGTGATGCCCAGGTCGTTGCATGTGCCCGGGCCGGTGCCGAGAGTCACGTGCACCGCCGTCCCCGGAACCTGCAGGTCGACTTGATGTGCCGGGACACTCGGCGGCGGCTCGGGCGCGGTTGTGGACGTCGTCGTCGACTCGAGGGACGCCGGCTCCGACGAAACGGGGGCCTGTCCCGTCGTCGACGTGGCGGGAGCGAGCGCCCGACCGAGAACCCGCGACACGACGGCGGTGGTCGGCAGCGTGAACCGCGACGGCGCCGTATCGCCGCCGACGCCGCGGGCAGCCACCGGTGCCGCCTGGGGCCGCGTGCCGTTGCCGACAACGCCCAGCGCGGCGAGGCCTGCTACGACCAGCGCCGCCGCGGCGGTGAGCACCGCCCGTTCGGGGCGCACCCCGTGGGAGAACTCCGCCATGCAGGCACGGTACGGGAGCCCCCAATTCGTCCAATAGGGCACAACGTCCCGCAGGACGCGTCCAAAGGGAGTTACTTGCCGCCGAGGAGGGAGCCGCCGAGATTCAGCGTGATCGGACCGCTACCGCTCGGGGCGGGGCAGTCGCCGATGGCCAGCGCGGCGAGCACTGTCAGGCCCGTGCAGCTGTTGTCGCCAACCCCGAGGGAAACTTGCGTGCCCAGCGCGGGAACGCCAACGCCGGCCTGGACGACGGGCGTGGCCGCGGGAGTCGGTGCGGGCGCCGGCGTGCCGGTGCTCCCGCCCGACGGTGCCGGCGTCGTCGCGTTGCCGTTCGGTGTGGGTGACGCGCTCGGTGCGGGCGGGCCGGCGTAGCAACCCGAGTCGAGGCGCAGGCAGCCCGTGGGCTGCGCCGTGGTGGCGTCGTCGGCCGAAGGGCCGACGGCTAGCGACGCGCCCGGCACAACCGCTTCGGGACCGCCGATGGACGTCTTGGCGCGCGTCGGCGTCTCGTTGGCGTAGGGGTTTTGCGCCGAGTCGGCAAAGTGCATGCCGAGGCCCATCAAGTCGATGACGAGCAGCGTCGCGGCGACAGCCGCCAAGGGTCGGCGGAGCCGTTCGAGGGGGCCTTTGTCCAGCGAAGCGGGGAAGTGGGCGACAGCAACCACAGTGGGCAGGGTACCGGTCGCGCCGGGGGCGCAAACATCGGCGACCACATGTTACCGTTGAGTAACAACGAGTGAGGTACGAAATGCCCGACTTTTCTCTCGCGCTGAGCGAGGACCAGCTTCAGATCCAGAAATGGGTGCACGACTTCGCCGAAAACGTCGTGCGCCCGGCCGGCCACGAGTGGGACGAGCGGGAAGAGACGCCCTGGCCCATCATCGAGGAGGCGGCCAAGATCGGCCTCTACTCCTTCGACTTCTTTGCCAACGCCATGCTGGGCGACGCCACCGGCCTCACGTTGCCACTGACGCTTGAAGAGCTCTTCTGGGGCGACGCCGGCATCGGGCTGTCGATCTTCGGCTCGGGGCTCGCCGCCGCCGGCATCTCGTCGAGCGGCACGCCGGAGCAGACGATCGAGTGGGTGCCGCAGTGTTTCGGCACACCCGACGCGATCAAGCTCGGCGCCTACTGCGTGAGTGAGCCCGACGCCGGGTCCGACGTGTCGTCGCTCAAGACGCGCGCCGTCTACGACGAGGCGTCCGACGAATGGGTCCTCAACGGCACCAAGGCGTGGATCACCAACGGCGGCATCGCGGCGACCCACGTGGTCGTCGCCGCCGTCGAGCCCGGCCTCGGTTCACGCGGGCAGGCGAGCTTCGTGATCCCGGAAGGCACCAAAGGCCTGTCGCAGGGCCAGAAGTACAAGAAGCACGGCATCCGGGCGTCGCATACCGCCGAGGTCGTGCTCGACGACGTACGCGTGCCGGGCCGCTGCTTGCTCGGCGGTAAGGCGAAGCTCGACGAGAAGATCGCCCGCGCCAAGGAGAAGCAGCACACCGGCGCGGTGCAGCCGGCGATGGCGACCTTCGAGGCGACCCGCCCGTCGGTGGGCGCGATGGCGATCGGCATCGCCCGCGCCGCCTACGAGTACTCGCTCCAGTACGCCAAGGAGCGCGTCGCCTTCGGCAAGCCGATCATCCAGAACCAGGGGATCGCGTTCATCCTCGCCGACATGGCCACCGAGATCGACGCCGCCCGGCTTCTCGTGCACCGAGCCGCCTGGCTGGCACGCAACGGTGGCTACAAGAACGCCGAGGGGTCGATGAGCAAGCTCAAGGCCGGCCGTGTCGCGGTGTGGGCCACCGAACGCGCGATCCAGATCCTCGGTGGGTATGGCTATACCCGTGAGTACCCGGTCGAGCGCTGGCACCGTGACGCGAAGATCTTCGACATCTTCGAAGGCGCCGAGCAGATTCAGCAGCTGGTGATCAGCCGGGCAATCTCGGGTCTGCGCATCGAGTAATCGCCGGCGCCCGTTTCAAGCATGGAACGGCGCGTGATCGCTGGTTCCCCCCACCTCGATCACGCGCTCTTCCA includes:
- a CDS encoding acyl-CoA dehydrogenase family protein, with the protein product MPDFSLALSEDQLQIQKWVHDFAENVVRPAGHEWDEREETPWPIIEEAAKIGLYSFDFFANAMLGDATGLTLPLTLEELFWGDAGIGLSIFGSGLAAAGISSSGTPEQTIEWVPQCFGTPDAIKLGAYCVSEPDAGSDVSSLKTRAVYDEASDEWVLNGTKAWITNGGIAATHVVVAAVEPGLGSRGQASFVIPEGTKGLSQGQKYKKHGIRASHTAEVVLDDVRVPGRCLLGGKAKLDEKIARAKEKQHTGAVQPAMATFEATRPSVGAMAIGIARAAYEYSLQYAKERVAFGKPIIQNQGIAFILADMATEIDAARLLVHRAAWLARNGGYKNAEGSMSKLKAGRVAVWATERAIQILGGYGYTREYPVERWHRDAKIFDIFEGAEQIQQLVISRAISGLRIE